One Cucumis sativus cultivar 9930 chromosome 1, Cucumber_9930_V3, whole genome shotgun sequence DNA segment encodes these proteins:
- the LOC116405485 gene encoding heterogeneous nuclear ribonucleoprotein 1-like, which translates to MDPGKLFIGGISWDTDEDRLREYFRNFGEVVEVMIMRDRATGRARGFGFVVFADPVAAARVVLEKHVIDGRTVEAKKAVPRDDQNILSRNNTGILGSPGPTRTKKIFVGGLASTVTESDFKKYFDQFGTIVDVVVMYDHNTQRPRGFGFITYESEESVEKVLYKTFHELNGKMVEVKRAVPKESSPVPNRNQLAGYPFNFGRVGSYLNGYNQGYNPTAVGGYGLRSDGRFSPVTVGRGGLSPISPGYGMGLNLETGLNPNYGTGPNVSSNLSYGRVMSPSYSGNLNRYGSPNPMVYSGGGGNGSILSSSVQNLWGNVSTSAGTNSSHLRTFPGSGGVHTGTSSLNNIGGLWGASASLGHGENAGSSFNTVNLDFGNGDASFTSGTTVGYARSIGTNVSSASLYSAPNIYDEVHGNNDEGNTFYGHSSWQSLPTELEDSSSIGFGLGNAASDVISRNNAGYTVGYGVSNRQSNRGIAA; encoded by the exons ATGGATCCTGGCAAGCTTTTCATTGGTGGTATTTCGTGGGACACAGATGAAGATCGTCTTCGGGAGTACTTTCGGAACTTTGGAGAAGTGGTGGAGGTGATGATCATGAGGGATCGGGCCACTGGCCGTGCCCGTGGCTTCGGATTCGTTGTCTTTGCTGACCCTGTTGCTGCAGCGAGAGTTGTATTGGAAAAACATGTAATTGATGGAAGAACT GTTGAAGCAAAGAAGGCGGTTCCTCGAGATGATCAAAACATTTTGAGCAGGAATAATACTGGTATTCTTGGATCACCTGGTCCTACTCGCACAAAGAAGATATTTGTTGGAGGATTGGCATCCACTGTTACAGAGAGTGACTTCAAAAAGTATTTTGATCAGTTTGGTACAATCGTAGATGTCGTTGTGATGTATGATCATAATACTCAAAGACCAAGAGGTTTTGGATTTATCACTTACGAGTCGGAGGAATCGGTGGAGAAAGTGTTATACAAAACTTTTCATGAACTCAATGGAAAAATGGTTGAGGTTAAGAGGGCTGTTCCCAAGGAATCATCACCAGTGCCAAATCGAAATCAATTAGCTGGATATCCTTTCAATTTTGGTAGAGTTGGTAGCTATTTAAATGGCTATAATCAAGGATATAATCCAACCGCAGTTGGGGGATATGGATTGAGATCTGATGGTAGATTTAGTCCTGTTACAGTTGGTCGGGGTGGCCTTTCTCCAATTAGTCCTGGTTATGGAATGGGGCTAAATCTTGAAACAGGCTTGAACCCCAACTATGGGACAGGTCCCAATGTTAGCTCTAACCTCAGCTATGGACGAGTAATGAGCCCCTCGTACAGTGGAAATTTAAATAGGTACGGTAGCCCAAACCCCATGGTATATAGTGGTGGTGGAGGTAATGGTTCTATTTTAAGCTCGTCGGTTCAGAATCTGTGGGGAAACGTCAGTACCTCTGCTGGTACAAACTCCTCACACTTGAGGACTTTTCCTGGCTCTGGTGGTGTGCATACAGGAACTAGTTCATTAAACAATATCGGAGGGCTTTGGGGTGCTTCTGCAAGTTTAGGTCATGGGGAAAATGCTGGTTCTTCATTCAATACTGTTAATCTTGACTTCGGAAACGGAGATGCCAGCTTTACATCAGGAACAACTGTAGGTTATGCTAGAAGCATTGGAACTAATGTTTCCTCAGCATCTTTGTACTCTGCACCAAATATTTATGATGAGGTTCATGGGAATAATGATGAAGGAAACACATTTTATGGGCATTCCAGTTGGCAGTCGTTGCCAACAGAGCTTGAGGATTCTTCCTCAATTGGTTTTGGCCTTGGCAATGCAGCTTCAGATGTTATTAGTAGAAACAATGCTGGTTATACTGTTGGATACGGTGTTTCTAATAGACAATCTAATAGAG GAATTGCTGCTtag